One region of Salvelinus sp. IW2-2015 unplaced genomic scaffold, ASM291031v2 Un_scaffold2190, whole genome shotgun sequence genomic DNA includes:
- the LOC112073217 gene encoding cytokine receptor-like factor 1, with protein MSSPVDILDVVTTDRRQVWSVECVGDLEDHLSVRWESPPALKDFLFRQVPDTLQVEDISDWKVMDDVGNQTSCRLAGLRPGTVYFVQVRCNQ; from the exons ATGTCATCACCCGTGGATATCCTAGACGTGG TAACAACGGACCGCCGTCAGGTGtggagtgtggagtgtgtgggTGACCTGGAGGACCATCTGAGTGTTCGATGGGAGTCTCCCCCAGCTCTCAAAGACTTCCTGTTCAGGCAAGTACCAGATACGCTACAGGTGGAGGACATCTCAGACTGGAAGGTCATGGATGACGTTGGGAACCAGACATCATGTCGTCTGGCAGGCCTGAGACCGGGTACTGTGTATTTTGTCCag GTGCGCTGTAACCAGTAG
- the LOC112073218 gene encoding interleukin-27 subunit beta-like: MVSPLQNSLDLLTGCESLTPVNVTLQAVPGKLLVKWAPPPSWSDRTLFPLKYQVRYHWDNKGTPHEITLDPFEDTKKVLPGLSPERSYLVQVCSMELMGLGQSSDWSLPITVTIPAH, encoded by the exons ATGGTTTCTCCCTTGCAGAACAGTCTGGATTTATTGACAGGCTGTGAGTCACTA ACCCCCGTGAATGTGACCTTGCAAGCCGTTCCAGGGAAGCTGTTAGTGAAGTGGGCCCCTCCCCCTTCCTGGTCTGACCGCACCCTCTTCCCCCTGAAGTACCAAGTCAGATACCACTGGGACAACAAGGGTACCCCACATGAGATCACT TTGGATCCGTTTGAGGACACCAAGAAAGTTCTACCAGGGCTGTCTCCTGAGAGGTCTTATCTAGTTCAGGTGTGTTCCATGGAACTGATGGGGCTGGGACAGAGCAGTGATTGGAGCCTACCTATTACTGTCACTATACctgcacactga
- the LOC112073222 gene encoding SH2 domain-containing adapter protein F isoform X2, translating to MAKWLKDYLNFGSRRDAPQLPRPDYTESEILRAYRAQKDLDFEDPYQSTEKPQNGCYGGCRGTVKVVSPKHRLIKVDSQEFSRSKIPLSPVTIHQEPVLPSAPAAVGNSDTDYSDPFDARPVPRLRADWEPNPSPHLILGLSPITSPTLVAFSPNPILGLSLRPGDSSSYMEPFEAQRVITELQQGPERGQPGVGSERVVVGIGDQLYDDPYDERTRHRHRGAPPQQQGREFLRDEQREVRESRLPQDDERPAEEYDQPWEWKKDNISKALAVKFEGAEWEKSLAQSDQAXLPRTSPTAPASLRRPGDTPPILGERVDPCLPLERQVWYHGAVSRAEAETLLTLCKESSYLVRKSQTCPQDYSLSLRSCQGFMHMKFTRSSESRYVLGENSPPFSSVPEVIHYYTKHKLPIRGAEHLSLLYPVIVQTL from the exons ATGGCAAAGTGGTTGAAGGACTACCTGAACTTCGGCAGCCGTCGTGACGCCCCCCAGCTTCCACGTCCTGACTACACAGAGAGTGAGATCCTGAGGGCCTACAGAGCCCAGAAAGACCTGGACTTTGAAGACCCCTACCAGAGCACAGAGAAACCACAAAATGGCTGCTACGGTGGCTGCAGGGGGACA gtgaaggtggTGTCTCCCAAACACAGGCTGATCAAGGTGGACTCTCAGGAGTTCAGTCGCAGTAAGATCCCCCTGAGCCCCGTCACCATCCACCAGGAACCG GTGCTTCCCTCTGCTCCTGCAGCAGTAGGGAACTCTGACACTGACTACTCGGACCCTTTTGATGCCAGACCAGTTCCACGGCTTAGAGCAGATTGGGAGCCTAACCCTAGCCCACACCTTATCTTGGGCCTCAGCCCCATCACCAGTCCTACCCTGGTAGCCTTCAGCCCTAACCCTATCCTAGGTCTCAGTCTCCGTCCAGGGGACAGCAGCAGCTACATGGAACCCTTTGAAGCCCAGAGGGTCATCACAG AGCTCCAGCAGGGCCCAGAGCGGGGCCAGCCAGGAGTGGGCAGTGAAAGGGTTGTGGTTGGGATCGGAGATCAACTCTATGATGACCCCTACGATGAGAGGACTCGACATCGCCACCGGGGGGCGCCACCGCAGCAGCAGGGGAGAGAGTTCCTCAGGGACGAACAG agagaggtcagagagagcaGGCTGCCCCAGGACGATGAGAGACCAGCAGAGGAGTAYGACCAGCCCTGGGAATGGAAGAAGGACAACATCTCCAAAGCTCTAGCAG TGAAGTTTGAGGGGGCAGAGTGGGAGAAGTCGTTAGCCCAGTCAGACCAGGCCARACTACCCAGGACCAGCCCCACAGCCCCAGCCAGCCTTCGGAGGCCTGGTGACACCCCCCCTATCCTGGGTGAGAGAGTGGACCCCTGCCTGCCCCTGGAGAGACAGGT GTGGTACCACGGTGCTGTGAGTCGTGCGGAGGCAGAGACTCTACTGACGTTGTGCAAAGAGAGTTCCTACCTGGTGAGGAAGAGCCAGACCTGCCCACAAgactactctctctccctcag GAGTTGTCAGGGCTTCATGCATATGAAGTTCACTCGGAGTTCAGAGAGTCGTTACGTCCTGGGAGAGAACAGTCCTCCATTCTCCTCTGTACCAGAGGTCATYCACTACTACACCAAGCACAAACTACCTATCAGAGGAGCTGAACACCTGTCTCTGCTCTACCCTGTCATAGTACAGACCCTCTGA
- the LOC112073222 gene encoding SH2 domain-containing adapter protein F isoform X1, translating into MAKWLKDYLNFGSRRDAPQLPRPDYTESEILRAYRAQKDLDFEDPYQSTEKPQNGCYGGCRGTVSLHAFPAFASVLPNDAEVKVVSPKHRLIKVDSQEFSRSKIPLSPVTIHQEPVLPSAPAAVGNSDTDYSDPFDARPVPRLRADWEPNPSPHLILGLSPITSPTLVAFSPNPILGLSLRPGDSSSYMEPFEAQRVITELQQGPERGQPGVGSERVVVGIGDQLYDDPYDERTRHRHRGAPPQQQGREFLRDEQREVRESRLPQDDERPAEEYDQPWEWKKDNISKALAVKFEGAEWEKSLAQSDQAXLPRTSPTAPASLRRPGDTPPILGERVDPCLPLERQVWYHGAVSRAEAETLLTLCKESSYLVRKSQTCPQDYSLSLRSCQGFMHMKFTRSSESRYVLGENSPPFSSVPEVIHYYTKHKLPIRGAEHLSLLYPVIVQTL; encoded by the exons ATGGCAAAGTGGTTGAAGGACTACCTGAACTTCGGCAGCCGTCGTGACGCCCCCCAGCTTCCACGTCCTGACTACACAGAGAGTGAGATCCTGAGGGCCTACAGAGCCCAGAAAGACCTGGACTTTGAAGACCCCTACCAGAGCACAGAGAAACCACAAAATGGCTGCTACGGTGGCTGCAGGGGGACAGTAAGCCTGCATGCATTTCCCGCCTTCGCTTCTgtccttcccaacgatgcagag gtgaaggtggTGTCTCCCAAACACAGGCTGATCAAGGTGGACTCTCAGGAGTTCAGTCGCAGTAAGATCCCCCTGAGCCCCGTCACCATCCACCAGGAACCG GTGCTTCCCTCTGCTCCTGCAGCAGTAGGGAACTCTGACACTGACTACTCGGACCCTTTTGATGCCAGACCAGTTCCACGGCTTAGAGCAGATTGGGAGCCTAACCCTAGCCCACACCTTATCTTGGGCCTCAGCCCCATCACCAGTCCTACCCTGGTAGCCTTCAGCCCTAACCCTATCCTAGGTCTCAGTCTCCGTCCAGGGGACAGCAGCAGCTACATGGAACCCTTTGAAGCCCAGAGGGTCATCACAG AGCTCCAGCAGGGCCCAGAGCGGGGCCAGCCAGGAGTGGGCAGTGAAAGGGTTGTGGTTGGGATCGGAGATCAACTCTATGATGACCCCTACGATGAGAGGACTCGACATCGCCACCGGGGGGCGCCACCGCAGCAGCAGGGGAGAGAGTTCCTCAGGGACGAACAG agagaggtcagagagagcaGGCTGCCCCAGGACGATGAGAGACCAGCAGAGGAGTAYGACCAGCCCTGGGAATGGAAGAAGGACAACATCTCCAAAGCTCTAGCAG TGAAGTTTGAGGGGGCAGAGTGGGAGAAGTCGTTAGCCCAGTCAGACCAGGCCARACTACCCAGGACCAGCCCCACAGCCCCAGCCAGCCTTCGGAGGCCTGGTGACACCCCCCCTATCCTGGGTGAGAGAGTGGACCCCTGCCTGCCCCTGGAGAGACAGGT GTGGTACCACGGTGCTGTGAGTCGTGCGGAGGCAGAGACTCTACTGACGTTGTGCAAAGAGAGTTCCTACCTGGTGAGGAAGAGCCAGACCTGCCCACAAgactactctctctccctcag GAGTTGTCAGGGCTTCATGCATATGAAGTTCACTCGGAGTTCAGAGAGTCGTTACGTCCTGGGAGAGAACAGTCCTCCATTCTCCTCTGTACCAGAGGTCATYCACTACTACACCAAGCACAAACTACCTATCAGAGGAGCTGAACACCTGTCTCTGCTCTACCCTGTCATAGTACAGACCCTCTGA